CTATAGACTACTTGGGGATCTAGTTTGACCGGCAGCAAAATTGATAAGTACAGCCCGCCTCGTTCCGAAGTCCAGGTGCGTCCCCATTGGCCCCGGCCTGCCGTTTGGGATAAGGCGATCGCCACCCGAGGCATTGGTTGTTGTGCCCCATAGCGCCGCCAAAGCAGCGCATTGGTGGAATCAAGATCTTGAAAAATTTCGATGGGAATCGTTTCTTTAGTAGGAAACAAAGTCCCTAGGGCAACTTCAATCGCGTCAGGCTGAAACACAGTTGGTAAATATTTCTATCGCTTTTTTCACAATAGCTTGCTTTGCACCGCCCCCCACACCGGGAATTTGTTAAAGTAAAGCGCCAACTTTCACCTCTGCAAACATCCTATCTGCCCATGGTTGCCAGCTCTGCTTCTACCCAAATGACCCACCGTACTGTCCTTAGCAATGGCATTACCCTAATTGTGACCGAAAATCCCATAGCGGATTTGGTCGCAGGCCGTTTGTTCTTTCCCCAGGCGGGAGGATGCTGGGAAACCCTAGCCCAAGCAGGACTGTTTCATCTGATGGCAGCGGTGATCACCAAGGGGACCCGCCGTTACAGTGCGGTGGAGATTGCTGAGCAGGTAGAATCGATCGGAGCCAGTCTCGGGGCCAGCGCTTCCAGTGACTATGTAGCCCTTAGTCTAAAAACGGTGACGAAAGATTTTCAGACGATTTTTAAGCTGATGGCCGAAATTCTCCGGGAACCTACTTTTCCGCCAGAGGAAGTGGAGCTAGAGCGCAAAATCACCCTACAGAGTATTCGTTCCCAACAGGAGCAGCCTTTTAATGTGGCCTATGACCTGCTCCGGGGCCAAATGTATCCCCAACATCCCTATGGTCAGTCGATCCTCGGCACAGAAACAACGGTACAAAGTTTAACGCCAGAAGATCTACGTCAGGTCCATCAACGACATTTTCGCCCGGATAATTTAGTCATTAGTCTTTCGGGTCGCATCACCTTAGAGCAGGCGGAGGCGATCGCCGAACAGACCCTAGGAGATTGGCAAAATCCTCCAGAGCCCTTACCACCCTTAGAAATTCCGGCTTTGGTTCCCCAGGGAGGCTTCTGGCGACAAGAAAAAGACAGTCAACAGGCGATTATTATTCTGGGTTATCTCACAGGGACGGTGGCTGATGATGATTTTTTTGCTCTGAAACTGTTGAGCACCTATCTGGGGAATGGTCTTTCGAGTCGCTTATTTGTGGAACTGCGAGAAAAGCAGGGTTTAGCCTACGATGTGTCGGCTTTTTTCCCGACTCGGCTGGCTCAATCACAATTCATCACCTACATCGGCACAGCGCCCAAAA
The nucleotide sequence above comes from [Synechococcus] sp. NIES-970. Encoded proteins:
- a CDS encoding processing protease, giving the protein MVASSASTQMTHRTVLSNGITLIVTENPIADLVAGRLFFPQAGGCWETLAQAGLFHLMAAVITKGTRRYSAVEIAEQVESIGASLGASASSDYVALSLKTVTKDFQTIFKLMAEILREPTFPPEEVELERKITLQSIRSQQEQPFNVAYDLLRGQMYPQHPYGQSILGTETTVQSLTPEDLRQVHQRHFRPDNLVISLSGRITLEQAEAIAEQTLGDWQNPPEPLPPLEIPALVPQGGFWRQEKDSQQAIIILGYLTGTVADDDFFALKLLSTYLGNGLSSRLFVELREKQGLAYDVSAFFPTRLAQSQFITYIGTAPKNTAIALQGLYDEMQRLVAAPLAEVDLQVAKNKLLGQYALGKQTNAELAQIFGWYESIGLGIDFDQAFRSHVEKITTAETHQAAQRHFQQPYIVVVGPQEALSLVQDIQLS